The genomic segment TCTACCATATATGAAGGGTAGTATCTCAGCCACACAGGATCAGATATCATGGGTATTAACTTCATATATTATTGCGGCAGCAATTATGACACAACCAGTAAACTGGTTTGTAAGTCGTTATGGAAGAAGAAAAATTTTTCTTGTTTCAATTATAGGATTTACCATATCATCAATGTTATGTGGAATGGCTTTCTCTATAGAAGAAATGGTGATATATCGTATTTTACAAGGGATATTTGGCGCTGCATTGGTTCCATTATCACAATCTACATTATTGGATATAAATTCCAAAGAAAATCGTGGATCAGCTATGGCGATTTGGGGTATGGGAGTGATGGTTGGTCCAATAGTAGGACCGGTATTAGGAGGGTACTTAACAGAATATTATAATTGGAGATGGGTGTTTTATATCAATGTTCCATTGGGAATTATTGCATGCTTGGGAATAATATTCTTTTTACCAGATAGTAAAAAAGAAAAAAACGACTTTAGTACTATTGGGTTTTCCTTGCTAAGTATAGCAATTGCATCACTACAACTAATGTTAGATAGAGGGCAACAGCTAGATTGGTTTAATTCGCATGAAATAGTAATTTATTTTGGACTGACAATTTCATCACTGTGGATGTTTATAATTCACACAAGATATTCTAAAAACCCCTTTATAAGCATAGTTTTATTTAAGGATTTAAATTTTATTATAAGCGTTTTACTAATATTTATAGTTTCAGTGATTTTTTTAGCTACGTTGGCATTATTACCTGCTTTTATGAGTTTAATGGGTTATTCAGTTTTAGACGTTGGTATTTTAATTGCTCCAAGAGGTGTAGGAACATTTATAGCTATGGTTATTATAGGTAAATTGATTAATAAAGTTGATCCAAGATTATTAGTATTATTAGGGTTAATATTAACTGTCATTGCACTTTATAAAATGTCTGAATTCACTACTTTTGTTCCTCAAAATATGATGATTATTACTGGCATAATTAATGGGCTGGGTCTGGGATTTATATTTGTACCTTTAAGCGCGGTTGCTTTTTCAACTTTGCCACATAAAAATAGGGTAGAAGCTACATCATTTTTTAGCCTAGTTCGTAATATTGGTAGTAGTATTGGTGTTTCAATAGTTACAACATTGTTAATAAGAAATACGCAAATTAACCACGCATATTTATCAGAATCTATAACCTCAAGCAAATTTTGGATGATGAAACATTATTTGCCGCAATTCATACAGCAAAATGATTCCATCGTATATAGCATCTTAAATAAAAACATGAATCTACAGGCTATGACTATAGGTTATATAGATAATTTTAAAATTATGATGATTTGTGTTATAGTGTCAGCGCCACTAATATTATTGTTACGTAATCCACATAAAAAGTAGATAATTTACATGAGAGATAGAAATTAATTTTCCATAATATACATTATCATGCCAATATGATACAGCATCACAATTGGTCCAATGATAACTGAATTGTGGTTAATTAGCTTGTAAATTATTAGCGGTCAAAACCCTCATTTTAAGTATTTTATCAGGATTAATAACTTTTCCGTTATATTCTGGATTACCTTTTTTAATCATATACCATCATTTAGCATAATGAAAAATTGACTATTAGCACTATTTGGATCTTCACTTCTAGCCATTGATACTACGCCTCTTTTATGAGCAATATCATTAAATTCA from the Candidatus Bandiella numerosa genome contains:
- a CDS encoding DHA2 family efflux MFS transporter permease subunit is translated as MKSNYSKELITLFVMITTIMQVMDMTIANVALPYMKGSISATQDQISWVLTSYIIAAAIMTQPVNWFVSRYGRRKIFLVSIIGFTISSMLCGMAFSIEEMVIYRILQGIFGAALVPLSQSTLLDINSKENRGSAMAIWGMGVMVGPIVGPVLGGYLTEYYNWRWVFYINVPLGIIACLGIIFFLPDSKKEKNDFSTIGFSLLSIAIASLQLMLDRGQQLDWFNSHEIVIYFGLTISSLWMFIIHTRYSKNPFISIVLFKDLNFIISVLLIFIVSVIFLATLALLPAFMSLMGYSVLDVGILIAPRGVGTFIAMVIIGKLINKVDPRLLVLLGLILTVIALYKMSEFTTFVPQNMMIITGIINGLGLGFIFVPLSAVAFSTLPHKNRVEATSFFSLVRNIGSSIGVSIVTTLLIRNTQINHAYLSESITSSKFWMMKHYLPQFIQQNDSIVYSILNKNMNLQAMTIGYIDNFKIMMICVIVSAPLILLLRNPHKK